The window CGACGAGGGCAAGAACGCGCTGAGGTCGGCGTGGGCATACGACGTGGGGCGGGGCGAGTGGGCGGAGCTGCCCCGATGAGCCGCGGCCGGGACGAGTGCGAGGGGGTGGTGGCGGCCGGGGGGCGGTCCTTCTGGGTGGTCAGCGGGTACGGGACGGAGGACCAGGGCCGGTTCGAGGGGAGCGCGGAGGTGTACGACTTCGGGGCCGGGGAGTGGCGGCGGGCGGAGGGGGTGTGGCCGCCGGGGCGGTGCCCGAGCTCGCGCGTCGGCGCGGGGAGGGACGGGCGGCTGTTCGACTGGGCCGGGTTGGACCCGGCGGTCCGGGCCGGGACGTGCCGGGTCGAGCTGGGGGAGGGCGGACCCTGGTGGCGGGGGCGGAGTACGAGGGGGGCGGCAGGGGTTCTACATGGCGGAGGGGCAGAACGGGAAATTGGAGAGGATCGACGTGCCGGACGACTTCTCCGGGTTCGCCCGGACCGGGTGCTGCGTTGAAGTCTAAAGCAGGGAAAAAGGAGATCCTTCCCAAATATAGGAACGGGCGACTTTATGTTCGGAGCGTGCGGTTTTGGTCACCGTCTGGATTGAGATATTTTCGcctgtttccttttttttggtgcttttgtcttttcttttcgtttttgaGAAACGTCTGGAGATGGGATTTTGCTTGTGTACGGTTGTAGATACGGTTTGTCTTTCAGCCAAAGCCGGGAAACACGCCCAGTTTGATCATTTCTTTCCTGAGTTTCTGATGATGATGCCTGAAGGGGTTGTGTACAAGCTTGAGCAATGTAATTATGTGTGCTAAGcaccttttctttcttaataagATTGTGTTTGGGACAAAGGATCCTAGGTAGATGGGTTATACGCGAATTTAGTTCGGATGGAAACCTAGACGATCCACCCCGGTTCTTTGTGTTTACTCAGCAGTACTTGTCACAATGATCGAGGcaagttccttttttttgtttttttgtttttggtcgagGTTGAGGCAAATTctatttggtgatttttttcaCCTTCATTCAATGATGTCTGTTTTCAATCCAATCCGATTCTTTGTGTTAGCAAAAGGTCAGGTGCACATTAATTATCCAAACTCACCTATCatataaagaaatagaaattattcaAGTCTTTAAGTcgggggtttttttttttctctgaatgTCTTGATCCACACCCGTTGAAGAAGTTTTCGACCCTTACGGCTTAGGCGGGCTCAAGGGTTACAAGACCCATGATCAGGTCATAtgattccattaatttaaggTGTTCAATACCATATTAAATTCAATGATCATGTCATAtgattccattaatttaaggtgttcaatataatattaaattcaaaataaactaTAAGAAGCAAAAGATAAGCCAAAAAGTAAGAGTACAACTCGCTCCAATATTATACTTATACCGGTATCCAAATTTAAGGCGTATTTGGGACGGGTTATGTCCCGAACCTATCCCATCAACCGTCTATTATTTCCCAAACTAGCTACCCATTTTAACATAATAGCTCAAACCAGGCCCGCTTCCCCTAAGTAGTCAAGTCCCATCTACTTCACCTCGTTAACAAAGATGGTGCTCTTATCGAACATACCGAGAAATCTATACGGTGCTTGTTTCGTAAGAAGAAGAACACCCAATAGCCTTGTGCCATCTTTTCTCCCATCTATCAATGTGGTGGAGGCTTACTTGACATTCAACTACTTTAAGTACGTTAAAAATAAAGTTGACGAAGACACCATCCACGTTCTGAAGTGGCGGAAGAAAATAGCTTGACATAATCCGGTTTTTTCCACCGTCGCTCGGGACTTATTGACGTCACCGGTGTCTAGGATATTGACAAAGTCTGTGGTTAATACTAGCCGATAGATTATGGAGAACAATTAATGCAGTTTGATCACGCAATTTCTCAATTCGACGTTTTTCACCGAGTTTTTAGCCTTTCGTGGATAAAAATGGGCCCTAATCGGCCGGCTGGCACGTCTTTTAGCCTTTCTTGGGTAAAAAACAGGCCCCCAATCGGCCCAGCCGGCACGTGGGTAGGCGGGGCCGCCCGATGGCTAGCGCTTTCACCTCTCGTCGGCACTATCTTGTCGCCGCCGGTCACTTTCTTCCGCACTCCTCCGCTCCAATAATGCCACAACCAAAACGTTGAAAAGAACACGCGTAGCGAGCGAGGTTTCCGCATGGCAACAAAGACAGAATGCGACAACGAGGATGGTCCCTAATGCGATTTCCCGCACGTCCCCGTCATTCGTTTCGTCTTCCAATCACGGTCACACCGAGCACGCGGGAACAGTTCGGCTATTCGGGCATCGATGATTCAAATCTCGAACAGCTACGTGAGTCGTCGAAGGTCGATGGCTTGGTGGGTCCATCACGGTGCGTCGTCTATGAACATATGGAGGATGCTTCATGAACATGTGCCTTGTTTACCGGAAAGTTTCTGAATCTTTCGTTTTCGTCTTTGATTTTTACGAACATGCGGATGATACTTCATGGAAAGTGAACTTGATCGTGAGTGTCTGCCCACGAATCATGCCTCGTTCAGATGATGTTTTGGTAGGGTGACTGTGCTGCAACAAACTGCTTTACTCATGTGACGTGGAATTAATAAGTATCCTGAGCACTCCCTTAACAAAACTCTGCGAGGAAAAACTTCACACCCAAATCAACTTCAACTCGATTCCCAAACAACATGATGTCATTATTATTGAAAAGACGAGTGTTCTGAATTTCAACCGGATGGTGCTTCTTATTCCAACTATTAATTGTCACAGATTTCCTTCAACCCAATTTATATCTCACAAGCAGGAAGTTGGAATCTAGAATCGGAACCTGCACATCGACAGTCGCAGCAAGAATATGGGACGATACTTCCCAGTTGCCTCTACAGCTTACTCTGCGCAAAGAGCTGTTGTCGCATCTGATCCCTCAACACTCTCCTCAGTAGCTTGTTAGAAGCCGTTCGAGGGAACTCGGCGACAATCTTGACAGAGCTTACCTGTCAATCAATTGAGACATTCCAGTTAGCGATCCTCGTGCATGTTCAGATGAAACAAATGCGTTGGACCAAAGATTTGAGATAATCTTCCGATTGTTGAATTCTTCTTTCAtcaaattcgatttttaacaaTAACGTCGTGACCATTCATTGAGTTCAACCTTAATTTTTACTTCACAAAAAGCAAACCATGAGCAGCTTCAAAATGCACTGATGCATCAGCATTTACATCTCAAGGATCAAACCTTGAACAGAGGGTTGAGGTTTCGCTGGATGGCTTTCGAGAATTTCATCTTCAGATCATTCGGTTCAGCCTTGCACCCCTTCTTGAGCACCACAAGGACGACCAACTGTTCTGGACCGCCAGTGGGTGGTGCTAGACCTATTGCAGCAGTCTCTAGTATAGATTCATCTGCTCTATCACAGACCCGCTCAATCTCAACAGAACTAGTCTGCAATACCAATTGGTCCACATTAGAAGGGGAAAACAAATTCATAGACCCATAAAACAGCATAAGTAAGTTTTAGGTGAAAGCTGTAACATTCTTTTGACCCAGGAGAACCATATCAGAGCTTGTAGCTACTTTGCCTTCCACCACTATACCACATATCGCCAGCATATCGAATTTAGTACAACAGCAAAGTTCTTAAGTACTTTCAGACGTCTTTATAAAGAGTGAAATTTGAAGCGTCGTACCTTAATGCCACCAAGGTTCATTGTGTCATCGGCCCTCCCATGTACGATATAGTACCCTCCAACAGTTCTCTTAATGATGTCTCCATGTCTCCTCAGTTGCTGCAAGTTCGTTTGAATTTTTCAGGCCATGTTTCTTCCATCAATCTACTAAGTTTACTAAGCATAAATTTCCAGTAGCAACAAAACATCCGTATCCAGAGAAGGAAAATGGAATGAGTAAGCCGTTAGTATTCCACGAATTAACATGGCATACCACCCCTTTGTATGTTGGCATTCCCTTGAAGTAAACTTCTTCATGATCAGCATTGAGCAGCCTATCAGTTGCACCCATGTAAACAGGGAACAGTCCCACTTCGCCAACACAAGGTTGATCATCTGGCTGTGCGCAGTGAGACAGGAAATTAGTTATGTACCATAGAAGGGATTGATTGGTTCGTTAAAATATGttattcctaaaatttatcatctgAAGCAGTTTCCAGCAGCCCTGTGGAACCTGCAATTAAGACTACTCGGTGAAGAGCCATGATTTGTGAAATACCCCTGTCCACGCCCTGAGAAATTTGTTTGAGTACTACAGTAAAGAGCTAAATGAGATGGTCTTCATACTAAATTCAATTAGCTTCTTCTAAGGCTTATCAACACTGTTGGTGCGCATCCCTCAACAGAGAACCTCCTTTACTAGAGAGAATCTTACATGAGGGGCTCCATGGTCGTCCAGGATGACAAAGCCGGTTGTCATGGAAGCATTGCTAAATGCTCCAAAAGCTTGAGGCTGCAGATGATTTCCTTGAATGTAAGATGATGCGAGCTCTGTGCCGCCACAACACTCTATAACGGGGCTATAGAAGGACTTGGAAGAAAGCCAGAGGTTGTCGTCGACATTGGATGTTTCCCCTGCGGAGCCAAATGACCTGAACCACCATCCATAATCTCGTTACTTCTTTACAaaacattttgatgatcatGTGACCAATttgatgaaaagaagaaagaaaacctgATCTTTGTCCAATCGAGTCCTCCCATACACTGCGTGCTCTTCCATGTTTTTACTAAGCTTGGTACTGTGCCCAAAATGGTCACTCCTGCATCCTGAAATAGATGCAGGAACAGGAGAGAAAGTCTGGTTAACAACTTTATAAGTGCCATCTGTCAGTGCCCAACTACAAGAATTGATCCAAAGCTGCTATAATTGCCTATAAAAGCTGGCGTTTACCGCGCATTGCACTGCTGTtatacaaaaatataattaaaaatggaGTATGAAATATTTTAGCATCGATAAAACATTATTATTACAAAATCATGCATGCTAAGATAACAAAATCTAGTCTGCAACAATTTAGCATGGCGTTGTATATGTTTCCCCATGATaggagaaaacaaaggaaaaggggTGATCCGTGCAAAGTAAAAAGTAAACTGCATGGACTGCAGGCCTCACCTGAACAAATTTTCCGAAATCACGTCCTAGTGGAGATCCATGGTAAAGAGCGAGAGTTGCACCAGCTAGAAAGCAAGAGTAGAGTACAATCGGGCCCACGACCCACCCTAAGTTTGTAGGCCAGCAGAACACATCTCCAGCCTGAATATTTATATAAGCCCACGAATCAGCACTGCATCGGATAGGCGAGAGTTGAGTCCAGGGTATCGCTTTTGGTTCTCCTAATTATTCGCAGGAAGGAATTACATCACAGAATTCTCAAAGTTAGGTGTAAACAAGGCGCTATCTTCAACTTACACTACCTGTCGTTCCGGAAGAAAAGAGGATATTTGTCACAGAGTCGGCGCTTTGGTAAAAGGCTGGGTAATAATGCCTTCTGCAGAAAGTAACAGAAATCACACTTTGTGCATGTCACATCTTCTCAACCGACGATCACAAGTTCATGACTACTCAGAAGACTTTCGAAATAGGGATGATGTTATTTAAAAACTTCAAGGATAGCCAACAATAGGTTTTCTTGTCGACCTGCATACTCTTTTTGTGGAAATACTGGGCAATGCAAATGTTGGTGATACCTTGGAACATGATCCACTTGTGAAAGAAAAGCTTTCCATGACATGTCTTGCTCTCTCAACTTCACGTCCACGCTATCTCCAGCCACAGGAAGCACGATCGCTTTCACTGGATTAGCTTCCACAACTCGACTGCAAGGGTGGAGAAGAACACCCGCTGTTAGTTCGTTAACAGAATATCCGCATTCTAGTACTCTCTCTAGGGGACTTGAACAGTAAAGTACGGGTAAATTTACACAAGAGAAGAACTTAatatcagagtaaagccaaataTGACAAGTGAGATGATATGACAGCTAAAACTCGTAAGGGAAAAGATGGAACGAGACTGTCAGACACGCTCGATCCGtttctcctccattttcatctttttttatgCAATGGGTTCATTGTCAAGAGAAAAGTCGCTACAAAGAAGGAATGAAGTGACCGATTTACCTATACAATGGAAACTTCCGGCCTCCTCTTTGTATAAAATCCTGAAACATATGAAGAATAATTTATAGTTCCTGTAGTATTGCAATTAACTCATAGAAGAAGCATGAAATCTCGTGCGAGCTgaaaattttatctgaagccTGCTTAAATAATACAGAAAAAACTTGAACCAGCAACCACTTGAAGGAAATAAAACTTAATTTAGGTGATACATTGACAAGTGAAAGCAAGCTTTTGGCTTAAAGACTGATAAAGCAATAGGGTCACATATTATTACCAACAGAATATTAAAGAGATTCCCACGTTTAAGTCATGCATTTCTGTAATCAAATCTcctatataaatatcaatagGTGTAACTTTGTTGATAGGTGTAACTTTGTCATATGCTATAACCACTTCCCTCTGCTTCAGCTCTTGTTAAAGTTGACATCTCAGAACTCAGAAGTTCCAAGCAAAGTTACAGCATTTACAGACGGCTTGATAACTCACAAGAATGAGAGGTCACCTGAGTAAAGATTCCTTTTGCCTTGGAAATGTGCAGACGGCTTGCAATTTCCTTGGGTGCGAAACTGTCAGCTATTGATACAACAACAAATCCGCCAAGTACTATTGCCAAATATATGATAACAGCATGGACCGTCATTGGCATGTCGATTGCAATCGTGTCTCCCTTTGAGAATGTCGCGTCCAGAGCATTTGCCACCAACCTGCTTGTATTTCTATTTCTGTTAGGAGCAGCAAAGTGAAAATGGACCGGCAAGTTTTACGAGTTTACAAAGAGCAATAGTTCAACTGAGGTCAGTGGTGCGAGGATAGTGGAGGCAATGTACTTGATTGGAAAAGTTTTCGAATCTAGTAATGTGGTTATTGCAGTCTCGTCATTGTCAAGCACAATGctaaaaaaagaacaggaaaatgatttgaaaagtaaGGAGAAACCAATGGAGCCAGCATTTTTGAAGATTTGAAATTATGTCACTTTTCACATTGATTATGAATACAACTCCGAATAGGCACACAAAATTTGAAGATGCACCTCCAAGTGCTGAGCAAATTCATTTTACCAAAGTTCTCAGACAATGAAATTACATCATCGAGGCTGTGTGAGCACTCGCCTGAGTTTGATTGTCTGGGTAGAAGtgcaatgtgcttcaacaattGGCATTTTGGGACAGGCATTGATTCCAAAACCATGATTTGATTTCATCGTCTGAGAACTTAGATAAAAGGTAAGCGTGGCTTTTTGCAAACATCAACCTCTCACAGGAGCAAAATTATGCTAGCATCAGAGGAAGAAGAGCATACATTACTTGTTCTCGAAGCTCTTTTAGTGTCATACGGTTAACATTCATGTGATCATAGCCTTCATCTCTCCATACTAAGGCTATGCTGTCATCCCCTCTCCTCTGTTGCTGTGAGGGCAATAAACAGCATTCAGCTATATTGAATACCGCCCGGAAGCCACGTACCCGGGGCTTTGATTTGTCACTGGTGTCGAGAATGCAGCTTGGGGGACAATGAAATGAAAGTGAGAGTTCATTAAGAGCTATCGACCAGTAGACCTGGAATCAGTTAAGAGAATCCGATAAACTATGAGCATAGAAAGTCGCTAGGAGCCATGGAAATTTCTCAGTGGAGAACAAATTAAGTGGGCTCTTTCCAGTACACAGAAACCGACTTACATCAGGATGCTCCACGGAGAATTTCTGAAAAAGGCTAAAGCTCGTTATGGGATCCTTGTATGATGACCCCAGAAGCTTTCTGCCATGCGATTCCATGAGGCGTCCCaagtttgtttgttttgattgGGACCTGTCAAGAAAGGAATACTGCATCGGTTTAGATTTGAACacaaaatgattaaattcaCAGATAATTCCGAGAGCCACGCATGAAAAGCTTTGTAGCAAAATATTCACCACAACCTCAGCCAATCATACATATTTTAACTCTGCAAATGGCACAAGTAAGTCATCTGGAAGGATTTgaacagaaaaaggaatcaGTCCTGATTCACAACTAGcaacattcatctatttcccCTAGACAGAAATGTTATAAATTAAGGCCAATCGCATCATTTACGCTCGCTACGTGCAAAATACGGACCATCGCCTTTTTCACCGGTGGTTCGATGAATTCACATTTGCCAACCAGGCCACCGACCCACTCCACGTAAACTCGCTGTCCCTTTTCCTTCTTATACATTCTCCCTTGCCTCCTTAAGAGTGTGTCCAGGCTCATTCTACTTCTATCAACCAAGTAACCGCCATTCCAAGAAAATGCGCCAAGCACCACCGAAAGCACATTTTCAGACACTATTTTTCAACATTGATCCTACATCGTCCATGCAAAGAACCcaacaaagacaaaaggaacaaaaagaatcCGCAAAATGGCTAACGGAATAATAAGAAACAGAGAACGGCGAAATGAGCTGCAAGAGAAGGCTTCTTACAGAGAAGGGAACCAGTAGAGAGGAGGGCCCCGAGCGGAGGCGTCCCAACCGGAGTACACCGAGTAGTACACCAGCTGATGCACCCGGTGCGGGTGCGACGGCTTCAACGCCTTGGCGCTCGCCAGCTCTCTCCACACCTCCCTCGGGTCGAGCTCAAGCCCCGGCGACGGCATCCTGGACTGCCAGGCTCGGGCCACCGACTCCCGGAGCTTCCGCTCGAGCTCAGCGGCGGCTTCCCTGGACAGGCCCG of the Eucalyptus grandis isolate ANBG69807.140 chromosome 10, ASM1654582v1, whole genome shotgun sequence genome contains:
- the LOC104422312 gene encoding probable acyl-activating enzyme 18, peroxisomal, whose translation is MGNPKSINEVGLDDLVEAGLSREAAAELERKLRESVARAWQSRMPSPGLELDPREVWRELASAKALKPSHPHRVHQLVYYSVYSGWDASARGPPLYWFPSLSQSKQTNLGRLMESHGRKLLGSSYKDPITSFSLFQKFSVEHPDVYWSIALNELSLSFHCPPSCILDTSDKSKPRVRGFRAVFNIAECCLLPSQQQRRGDDSIALVWRDEGYDHMNVNRMTLKELREQVMLVANALDATFSKGDTIAIDMPMTVHAVIIYLAIVLGGFVVVSIADSFAPKEIASRLHISKAKGIFTQDFIQRGGRKFPLYSRVVEANPVKAIVLPVAGDSVDVKLREQDMSWKAFLSQVDHVPRRHYYPAFYQSADSVTNILFSSGTTGEPKAIPWTQLSPIRCSADSWAYINIQAGDVFCWPTNLGWVVGPIVLYSCFLAGATLALYHGSPLGRDFGKFVQDAGVTILGTVPSLVKTWKSTQCMGGLDWTKIRSFGSAGETSNVDDNLWLSSKSFYSPVIECCGGTELASSYIQGNHLQPQAFGAFSNASMTTGFVILDDHGAPHPDDQPCVGEVGLFPVYMGATDRLLNADHEEVYFKGMPTYKGVQLRRHGDIIKRTVGGYYIVHGRADDTMNLGGIKTSSVEIERVCDRADESILETAAIGLAPPTGGPEQLVVLVVLKKGCKAEPNDLKMKFSKAIQRNLNPLFKVSSVKIVAEFPRTASNKLLRRVLRDQMRQQLFAQSKL